In Massilia violaceinigra, one DNA window encodes the following:
- a CDS encoding DUF6531 domain-containing protein: MAFPFADVSFLSRLSPQRIFSSLMTAILLCVTLNARAVEYKPDSFGPYKYVMSSAKRFLDEAGAINNIITIMAAGPDKYVCKFTLVPDPSSKYAAIESRALRTTVERRRFVATEYYMNNGACTSTNVYSASLDREQLVCSSAENLRYSDKDDDCVSVTPVKKADSDGKNVGACPCDDAPTVGEPIQPTTGNMWHAISDYQPSKAAGNLILNRIYNSTPVYPDPMTIRGFGVRWTHSYNKSLRAEQNYVAGAPGDCWLFNSDGSLECSSGFPSREPIPGRVSVTHPDGKQILFTRSATTGNYTSTADVSDKLSAVMTADNLAVKEWIIFSAQQDRKERFDISGLLLSVTERGGLKQLFTYSDGVSNNTSVSRLPATAPVCADIHPNNVLQAGRLLCVTNSWGRQIQFRYDVKGRITEMLDPAGKSTLYEYDGTSGGCIPGNETTYACKANNLTKVTYPDGKSQTYWYNEASKINGGAICINAFQTIGNGFGPTAFSNLMTGLVDENEERHISWTYDCSGRATSSQLGDGINKVTVAYSDSPVPSAKVTHYLGPKENPVTSVSNFGKQSVLGVAKNTTVDVPCVECGTIAERKYDTAGNIAMKKDFNSNYSCFEYEAARNLETTRVEGAPTAACAPLLTAQTLASPVRKTTTKWHAQFRLPETIAEPKRITKYQYEAVSGNLLSRTEQATTDPTGALGVNAPLTGSARKWTYTYNNVGQLLTVTGPRTDIEDLTKYEYKESTGDLVKVINAAKQETAYEEYDAHGRVHTIRVQNGPTTKLDYTERGWVKSQAVTSGESTLTTYYTYKPSGQIETVTFPDRSVTKYLYDAAHRLTSVVSDRDESIIYTLDLTGNRIKEEVRDPNGNLARQITRTYDITGRLTSQTGAAQ, encoded by the coding sequence ATGGCTTTCCCGTTCGCAGACGTTTCATTTTTATCGCGGCTATCACCCCAGCGCATTTTTTCATCGTTGATGACTGCAATTCTTTTATGCGTCACACTCAATGCGCGGGCCGTTGAGTATAAGCCTGATTCTTTTGGGCCATACAAATATGTCATGTCATCAGCAAAACGGTTTCTGGATGAGGCTGGGGCTATAAATAACATAATTACGATAATGGCAGCCGGGCCAGACAAATATGTTTGTAAATTCACTTTGGTGCCTGACCCGTCCTCAAAATACGCCGCTATAGAGAGCCGCGCGCTTCGCACCACTGTGGAACGCAGGCGCTTTGTGGCGACCGAATATTATATGAATAACGGGGCCTGCACCTCGACGAACGTATACTCCGCTTCACTTGACCGCGAGCAACTCGTATGCAGCTCAGCGGAAAACCTGCGCTACTCCGATAAAGACGACGACTGCGTCTCGGTGACCCCAGTGAAAAAAGCAGACTCGGACGGCAAGAACGTTGGTGCGTGTCCATGCGACGACGCGCCGACCGTCGGCGAACCGATTCAGCCGACAACGGGCAACATGTGGCATGCCATCTCGGACTACCAACCGTCGAAGGCTGCAGGTAACTTGATACTAAATCGTATTTACAATAGCACTCCTGTCTATCCGGATCCCATGACGATTCGTGGATTTGGCGTGCGTTGGACGCATTCATATAACAAATCGCTCAGGGCGGAGCAGAATTACGTCGCTGGGGCACCCGGCGATTGCTGGCTCTTTAACAGCGATGGCTCACTGGAGTGCTCGTCCGGATTTCCCAGCCGGGAACCAATTCCAGGCAGGGTATCTGTCACCCATCCAGATGGAAAACAAATTCTGTTCACCCGTTCCGCCACCACTGGCAATTACACAAGTACCGCCGATGTGAGCGATAAGCTCTCTGCGGTCATGACGGCAGACAACCTTGCCGTAAAAGAGTGGATAATTTTCAGCGCACAGCAGGACCGGAAGGAACGCTTTGACATTAGCGGCTTACTGTTGTCCGTGACGGAACGCGGCGGCCTCAAGCAATTATTCACGTATAGCGATGGTGTGAGTAACAATACGAGCGTCAGCCGTCTTCCAGCAACTGCGCCTGTTTGCGCAGACATACATCCGAACAACGTCCTTCAGGCCGGCCGTTTGCTCTGCGTGACGAATAGTTGGGGACGTCAGATCCAGTTCAGGTACGACGTAAAAGGCCGTATTACCGAAATGCTCGATCCAGCGGGTAAGTCCACTCTTTATGAATACGACGGTACGTCGGGTGGCTGCATTCCCGGCAATGAAACCACGTACGCCTGCAAAGCAAACAATCTGACCAAGGTGACTTATCCCGACGGAAAAAGCCAGACCTATTGGTACAACGAAGCAAGCAAAATCAACGGTGGCGCCATATGTATAAATGCGTTCCAAACAATAGGCAATGGCTTTGGCCCGACTGCTTTTAGTAACCTGATGACTGGCTTGGTGGATGAAAATGAAGAGCGCCATATCAGTTGGACGTATGACTGCTCCGGCAGGGCAACGTCATCGCAACTCGGCGATGGCATCAACAAGGTTACTGTCGCCTATTCAGACAGCCCCGTCCCTTCAGCAAAAGTGACCCACTACCTGGGCCCCAAGGAAAACCCGGTGACGTCGGTAAGTAACTTCGGCAAACAATCTGTGCTTGGCGTTGCCAAAAACACCACCGTTGACGTGCCGTGTGTGGAGTGCGGCACGATTGCTGAACGCAAGTACGACACTGCAGGCAATATCGCAATGAAAAAAGATTTCAACAGCAATTACAGCTGCTTCGAATATGAGGCCGCGCGCAATCTTGAAACGACCCGGGTTGAAGGCGCTCCGACAGCCGCCTGCGCTCCGCTGCTGACCGCGCAAACACTTGCTTCGCCAGTACGTAAAACCACGACAAAATGGCACGCCCAATTTCGCCTGCCGGAAACGATCGCCGAACCCAAGCGTATTACGAAATACCAGTACGAGGCCGTGTCCGGCAATCTACTCTCCAGAACCGAGCAGGCCACGACCGACCCGACCGGTGCGCTGGGAGTGAACGCGCCTTTGACGGGCAGTGCCCGCAAATGGACATATACGTACAACAATGTGGGGCAATTGCTCACCGTGACCGGCCCGCGTACCGACATCGAGGACCTCACCAAGTACGAGTATAAGGAGTCCACCGGCGACTTGGTCAAGGTAATCAACGCTGCCAAGCAGGAGACGGCTTACGAGGAATATGACGCTCACGGCCGTGTTCATACGATTCGCGTGCAAAACGGCCCCACCACAAAGCTGGACTACACCGAACGCGGATGGGTTAAGTCGCAAGCCGTAACGAGTGGTGAGAGCACACTGACCACCTATTACACTTACAAGCCGTCAGGTCAGATCGAGACAGTCACGTTCCCGGACAGGAGCGTGACGAAGTATCTGTACGATGCAGCCCACCGACTCACTTCTGTGGTCAGCGACCGTGACGAGAGCATCATTTATACGCTCGATCTCACCGGCAACCGGATCAAGGAAGAAGTGCGCGACCCTAACGGCAACCTGGCGCGCCAGATTACCCGTACCTATGACATTACCGGCCGTCTGACGAGCCAAACCGGAGCTGCACAATGA
- a CDS encoding IS5 family transposase: MQKSFSDLEYAAKKKLTRRDVFLAKIDSVTPWSQLHALIEPFYPKVVGAGRPPIGLARMLRMYVVQQCFGLSDEGIEDAVYDSQAIRGFVGIDLSREQAPDATTLLKFRRLLEKNELTRKIFETINGHLAAQGLMMREGTIVDATLIAAPPSTKNKDKKRDPEMHQTKKGNDWHFGLKAHIGVDAKSGLVHTVVATAANVADVTQAHALLHGDEVAVLGDAGYQGVEKREENLETKVTWHVAMKRTKRKALPANKLGRMTEKLEHLKASVRAKVEHPFHVVKNLFRHRKARYRGLKKNTAQLFTLFGFANLILAGRQFTVSETRTPS, translated from the coding sequence ATGCAGAAGAGTTTTTCCGATCTCGAATACGCCGCCAAGAAGAAGTTGACACGTCGTGACGTGTTCCTGGCAAAGATAGACAGTGTGACGCCATGGTCGCAGTTGCATGCGCTGATCGAACCGTTCTATCCCAAGGTTGTAGGTGCTGGCCGCCCGCCGATCGGCTTGGCGCGCATGTTGCGGATGTACGTGGTCCAGCAGTGCTTCGGTTTGTCCGATGAGGGGATCGAGGACGCGGTCTATGACAGCCAGGCGATTCGTGGCTTCGTCGGTATCGACCTCAGTCGCGAGCAGGCGCCGGACGCCACGACGCTGTTGAAATTTCGCCGCTTGCTGGAGAAGAACGAGCTCACACGCAAGATCTTCGAAACGATCAACGGGCATTTGGCGGCCCAGGGTTTGATGATGCGCGAAGGCACGATTGTGGACGCCACGCTGATAGCGGCGCCGCCATCGACCAAGAACAAGGACAAAAAACGTGATCCCGAAATGCACCAGACGAAGAAGGGGAACGACTGGCACTTCGGGCTCAAAGCGCATATTGGTGTTGACGCGAAGTCGGGACTGGTACACACGGTGGTGGCCACTGCCGCCAATGTGGCTGATGTGACGCAGGCACATGCATTGCTGCACGGCGATGAAGTGGCGGTACTGGGCGATGCGGGATACCAGGGCGTTGAAAAACGCGAAGAGAATCTTGAAACGAAAGTGACTTGGCACGTCGCAATGAAGAGAACCAAACGCAAGGCGCTGCCTGCCAACAAACTCGGCCGCATGACGGAAAAGCTGGAGCACTTGAAGGCAAGCGTGCGGGCCAAAGTTGAGCATCCGTTCCATGTCGTCAAGAACCTCTTTCGTCATCGGAAAGCGCGCTACCGCGGCTTGAAGAAAAACACTGCCCAACTGTTCACCCTGTTCGGCTTCGCGAACTTGATACTCGCGGGCCGGCAATTTACGGTCTCGGAAACCCGAACTCCGTCCTGA
- a CDS encoding lysozyme has translation MATTNKVRMGIAGLVVSAAAFVGILTREGYSDGVIIPTKGDFPTIGFGTTGGVKAGDRTTPVKAAQRALLDVRTYEGAVKSCVRAPMTQAEYDVYVDLTYNIGSTAFCSSTIVKRLNVGDYRAACDAILLYRFAAGYDCSTPGNRRCAGLWTDRQRSHAQCVAAQ, from the coding sequence ATGGCAACGACAAATAAGGTCCGCATGGGCATCGCCGGGCTGGTGGTGAGCGCCGCAGCGTTCGTGGGCATCCTCACACGTGAGGGCTACAGCGACGGCGTGATCATCCCGACGAAGGGAGACTTTCCCACCATTGGATTCGGCACCACAGGCGGCGTGAAGGCTGGCGACCGCACCACGCCGGTCAAGGCGGCGCAGCGCGCGCTGCTCGATGTCCGGACCTACGAGGGGGCCGTTAAAAGCTGCGTGCGCGCCCCGATGACCCAAGCTGAATACGATGTGTACGTCGACTTGACCTACAACATCGGGTCGACCGCGTTCTGCAGCAGCACCATCGTGAAGCGGCTGAACGTCGGCGACTATCGTGCCGCCTGCGATGCGATCCTGCTGTACCGGTTCGCCGCCGGCTATGACTGCTCGACGCCTGGCAACCGGCGCTGCGCCGGCTTGTGGACAGATCGCCAGCGCTCGCATGCGCAGTGCGTGGCGGCCCAATGA